A window of Bradyrhizobium sp. AZCC 1610 contains these coding sequences:
- a CDS encoding NAD-dependent epimerase/dehydratase family protein: MKVLVTGSSGFIGQALVRRLRTAGFEVAGLDKNAGATTDHVCDILDAGRLNRAVQEFSPDALVHLAARIDLDEKTNLAGYAANIEGVQNVIAAVRLAPSIRRAIWTSSQLVCRVGYVPRNDTDYTADTLYGQSKVRTEQLVREQDGAGREWCLARPTTVWGPGMSAHYQRFLRMIERGHYFHVGNSPLWKSYSYIENIAFQYLRLLEAPTDLVHRKTFYLADYEPIDLLTWSDAFQRAFQSRPIPHMPLGIARMLARCGDAVNAVGVQKFPFNSFRLNNVLTQYQFDLKPTEAVCGPLPYNMEQGVAETAAWLRTLSARGAA, translated from the coding sequence ATGAAAGTACTTGTAACCGGTAGCTCCGGCTTCATCGGTCAGGCGCTGGTGCGTCGGTTGCGGACTGCAGGGTTTGAAGTCGCAGGCCTCGACAAGAACGCCGGCGCGACGACGGACCATGTGTGCGACATCCTGGACGCCGGGCGGCTCAATCGAGCCGTGCAGGAATTTTCGCCGGACGCGCTGGTCCACCTCGCCGCGCGCATCGATCTCGACGAAAAAACCAATCTCGCAGGCTACGCGGCCAACATCGAGGGCGTGCAGAACGTAATTGCCGCCGTCCGACTCGCGCCGTCGATCCGGCGGGCGATTTGGACGTCGTCACAGCTCGTGTGCCGCGTCGGCTACGTTCCGCGCAACGACACCGACTACACCGCCGATACTCTCTACGGCCAGAGCAAGGTCCGCACTGAGCAACTCGTTCGAGAGCAGGACGGCGCAGGACGCGAATGGTGCCTGGCCCGCCCGACAACGGTCTGGGGGCCTGGTATGAGCGCGCATTACCAGCGTTTTCTGCGCATGATCGAGCGCGGTCACTACTTCCACGTCGGCAACAGCCCGCTATGGAAATCCTACAGCTACATCGAGAACATCGCGTTTCAGTATTTGCGGCTGCTCGAGGCTCCCACGGACCTCGTTCATCGGAAGACGTTTTATCTGGCGGACTACGAGCCGATCGATCTGCTCACCTGGAGCGATGCGTTTCAGCGCGCGTTCCAGTCGCGCCCAATCCCGCATATGCCGCTCGGTATCGCCCGCATGCTCGCGCGCTGCGGGGATGCCGTGAACGCCGTGGGCGTGCAGAAATTTCCGTTCAATTCATTCCGGCTCAACAATGTGCTGACGCAATATCAGTTCGACCTCAAGCCAACCGAGGCAGTCTGCGGACCGCTGCCGTACAATATGGAGCAAGGCGTCGCCGAGACGGCGGCATGGCTCCGTACCCTTTCGGCGCGCGGGGCGGCTTAG
- a CDS encoding FkbM family methyltransferase: MKRFISAVFQAINGVLEIIGLRLLRTNAPVRNFSLFFKHLKSLGFEVRTVIDVGIAFGTSPIYKAFPRAKYFLVEPVAECRPVLEKLKQRLNAEYFLVAAGAENGEVTFNVHDDISGSSLFSQVEGKVLDGEARPTPMRRLDSLLPENLEHPVFLKVDTQGAEIEVLKGLGSRISEIDLLILETTMMPMRHGIPQFADIVRFCDEAGFAVYDVLEGHMRALDGALAQIDLAFVRKDSALRSQAAYFSSDQLADYIKTSSKIRSASN, translated from the coding sequence ATGAAGAGATTCATCTCAGCCGTGTTCCAGGCCATCAATGGTGTGCTGGAGATCATCGGTCTTCGGTTGTTGCGAACCAATGCGCCGGTTCGGAATTTCAGCCTGTTTTTCAAGCACCTCAAGTCGCTCGGCTTCGAGGTTCGCACCGTCATCGACGTCGGAATTGCGTTCGGGACATCGCCAATTTACAAAGCGTTTCCGCGCGCAAAATATTTTCTGGTTGAGCCGGTGGCCGAGTGCCGTCCCGTTTTGGAAAAGCTGAAACAGCGCCTCAACGCGGAGTATTTTCTGGTCGCCGCCGGTGCGGAGAACGGCGAGGTCACCTTCAACGTCCACGACGATATTTCCGGATCCAGTCTTTTCTCGCAGGTCGAAGGCAAGGTGCTCGACGGTGAAGCACGGCCGACGCCGATGCGACGGCTTGATTCGCTGCTGCCGGAAAATCTGGAGCATCCGGTTTTTCTTAAAGTCGATACCCAGGGCGCCGAGATCGAAGTGCTCAAGGGACTGGGCTCCCGGATCAGCGAGATCGACCTGCTGATCCTGGAGACCACGATGATGCCGATGCGGCATGGCATTCCGCAATTCGCCGACATCGTGCGCTTCTGCGACGAGGCGGGATTTGCGGTTTATGACGTGCTGGAAGGGCACATGCGCGCCCTGGACGGCGCGCTGGCGCAGATTGATCTTGCCTTCGTGCGCAAGGATAGCGCCTTGCGCAGCCAGGCTGCGTATTTCAGTTCCGACCAGTTGGCGGATTATATCAAAACGTCGAGCAAGATTCGCAGCGCGAGTAACTGA
- a CDS encoding O-antigen polymerase: MQQFSRLASGFSSPAILIVVIWCSVFACVAIGPIDYPGQPSSTVLVIVAAGLSLFILGHGAGAWCFGRWFAPQANVSAPSLRSLNSVVIATSLIGIGGIGMIAFDRGVLSGISNSGYAELLRCAPGLVDLIEIRRTPLLYIGYLTFSFGFASLALFLLKGEEIRGWAAIAAQLSIVCPVGYALLYSGRMPILFVLILIVSIMLVRISQGRPSLPRGHYLLLKTVVLVLLFAIYSSAIWSRRSNFCVQMSGVIQELEQRKAGRDTEDAEARREPEPNMQAPVGDRARRPPPPGSIQATDVSKMVIDATRTASETTAPPAAAPTPTTVVAPAVNSTEALLAVMRESWNVQPRAYVLSAIDSGRLSSRAAITFLSTYFYLTHGIRAADNTWHAREKLSPQWGLYEVGILSPILRVFRPDDQRVADMEAQLKDAGIYGFFPTVWAAAYIDFGIVGGIIYILIWGFVGGWSSAGARRSALVTPLLLLVFILASIVLSPVQGPFGIANSVLVLFSMIVTGATIDFMRMRDYSRHASRQLKLGRSVS; this comes from the coding sequence ATGCAGCAGTTTTCAAGGCTAGCCAGTGGTTTCTCGTCACCAGCGATTCTAATCGTCGTAATCTGGTGTTCGGTATTTGCCTGCGTCGCGATCGGGCCGATCGACTACCCAGGACAGCCGTCGTCAACCGTGCTGGTGATAGTGGCCGCAGGCCTTTCTCTGTTCATTCTGGGGCACGGCGCAGGCGCGTGGTGTTTTGGACGCTGGTTTGCACCCCAGGCGAATGTGTCTGCACCGTCGTTGCGGAGTCTGAACAGCGTCGTCATCGCAACGTCATTGATCGGCATCGGCGGGATCGGGATGATTGCGTTCGATCGTGGGGTGCTCAGCGGTATCAGCAATAGCGGCTATGCGGAATTGCTGCGTTGCGCCCCCGGACTGGTTGACCTTATCGAAATCCGGCGGACACCTTTACTTTACATCGGATATCTAACTTTCTCCTTTGGCTTTGCTTCGCTGGCGTTGTTCCTCCTGAAAGGGGAAGAAATCAGAGGGTGGGCGGCAATCGCCGCGCAGCTTTCGATCGTCTGTCCTGTCGGCTACGCGCTGCTCTATTCCGGACGCATGCCGATCCTGTTCGTCCTCATTCTGATCGTTTCGATCATGCTGGTGCGCATCAGCCAGGGACGGCCATCTTTGCCGCGCGGGCATTACCTCCTTCTGAAGACGGTCGTTCTCGTCTTGCTTTTCGCAATCTATTCCAGCGCGATATGGTCGCGCAGATCGAATTTCTGCGTCCAGATGAGCGGGGTGATTCAGGAACTGGAGCAAAGAAAGGCCGGGCGGGATACTGAGGACGCCGAAGCCAGGCGCGAACCGGAACCGAACATGCAAGCTCCGGTTGGCGACCGCGCCAGGCGGCCGCCGCCTCCCGGTTCGATCCAGGCGACCGACGTCAGTAAAATGGTCATCGACGCAACCAGGACGGCGAGCGAAACAACGGCGCCGCCGGCTGCCGCTCCTACGCCGACAACGGTGGTCGCTCCGGCGGTGAATTCGACCGAGGCTCTGCTGGCGGTGATGCGAGAATCGTGGAACGTGCAGCCGCGTGCCTATGTCCTCTCGGCGATCGACTCGGGCAGGCTGTCGTCGCGGGCCGCCATCACCTTTCTGAGTACGTATTTTTATCTTACCCACGGCATTCGCGCTGCAGATAATACCTGGCACGCGCGCGAGAAATTGTCGCCGCAATGGGGTCTCTATGAGGTCGGCATCCTTTCGCCGATTCTGCGTGTCTTTCGCCCGGACGATCAGCGGGTGGCGGACATGGAAGCGCAATTGAAGGATGCTGGAATCTACGGGTTTTTCCCAACGGTTTGGGCTGCTGCCTATATCGACTTCGGTATCGTGGGGGGTATCATCTATATCCTGATATGGGGATTTGTGGGCGGCTGGAGTTCTGCCGGGGCCAGGCGTTCCGCTTTGGTGACGCCGTTATTGCTGCTGGTTTTCATTCTCGCCAGCATTGTTCTCAGTCCCGTCCAGGGTCCCTTTGGCATCGCGAACTCAGTGCTGGTGTTGTTCTCGATGATCGTCACGGGGGCGACGATCGATTTCATGCGCATGAGGGACTATTCCCGGCACGCGTCTCGCCAATTGAAGCTCGGACGCTCCGTAAGCTAA
- the neuC gene encoding UDP-N-acetylglucosamine 2-epimerase: MTTAPRRIAVVTGSRADYGLLKGVLTRLQKMDDVDLQVIACGMHLLPKFGETWRIIEADGFKIAAKIDLELSDDRAETVARGTGIGVAGFAEALPRLAPDLLVVLGDRYEILSAAVAAMLLSIPIAHIHGGEVTAGAFDDAIRHAITKMACVHFTAAEPYRRRVIQMGENPDFVFDVGAPGLDLAATAPTIGRAALFGELGISGPERFLLVTVHPTTARPDADAANVAALLGALAQIEDRSFIFTGVNADPGYRVIDDAVRAFVAERPGQAHLFASLGSERYWAALRLADAVVGNSSSGILEAPAVGIPSVNIGDRQLGRLRAASIIDCPADQAAILAALRSILEGLFQPDMSSEPPYGRGGASEKIARTLRKIDPRSAFQKHFHDLAPPPD, encoded by the coding sequence ATGACGACAGCCCCCCGCCGCATCGCCGTGGTGACCGGATCGCGGGCGGATTACGGATTGCTGAAAGGCGTTCTGACGCGGTTGCAGAAGATGGATGACGTAGATCTGCAGGTCATCGCCTGCGGCATGCACCTGCTGCCGAAATTCGGCGAGACCTGGCGCATCATAGAGGCCGACGGTTTCAAGATCGCGGCCAAGATCGACCTCGAACTGAGCGACGATCGCGCGGAAACCGTGGCGCGCGGCACCGGGATCGGTGTGGCCGGGTTTGCCGAAGCGCTGCCGAGACTGGCGCCCGATCTGCTGGTGGTGCTCGGCGATCGCTACGAAATCCTATCGGCGGCGGTGGCGGCAATGCTGTTGAGCATTCCGATCGCCCATATCCATGGCGGCGAGGTCACGGCCGGCGCGTTCGACGACGCCATCCGCCATGCGATCACCAAGATGGCCTGCGTGCACTTTACCGCCGCCGAGCCGTATCGGCGGCGCGTCATCCAGATGGGCGAGAATCCAGATTTTGTCTTTGATGTCGGCGCGCCCGGCCTCGATCTGGCGGCCACCGCGCCAACGATCGGCCGAGCCGCCTTGTTTGGTGAACTCGGCATCAGTGGCCCGGAACGGTTCCTGCTCGTCACGGTGCATCCGACCACGGCGCGGCCGGATGCCGATGCCGCCAATGTCGCCGCGCTGCTGGGCGCGCTGGCCCAGATCGAGGATCGCAGTTTCATCTTCACCGGCGTCAACGCCGATCCCGGATACCGCGTGATCGACGATGCCGTCAGGGCGTTCGTGGCCGAGCGGCCCGGCCAGGCGCATCTGTTTGCTTCGCTCGGCAGCGAGCGCTACTGGGCGGCGTTGCGACTTGCGGACGCCGTGGTGGGCAATTCATCGAGCGGCATTCTGGAGGCGCCTGCGGTCGGGATTCCCTCGGTCAATATCGGCGACCGTCAGCTGGGCCGGCTGCGCGCGGCGTCGATCATTGATTGCCCCGCCGACCAGGCTGCGATTCTCGCAGCACTCCGGAGCATCCTCGAGGGCCTGTTCCAGCCGGACATGTCAAGCGAACCGCCCTATGGCCGCGGCGGCGCGTCCGAGAAGATTGCTAGAACCCTTCGAAAGATCGACCCGAGGTCGGCTTTTCAAAAGCATTTCCACGACTTAGCGCCCCCTCCGGACTAG
- a CDS encoding LegC family aminotransferase — MSHSSAIADRCAELDVRAVLEAVDTVLASATRPVALHEPRLGARERELVLDCIDTNWVSTAGKYVSQFEQMVAAATGARHAIAIVNGTAALHAALLLEGVQANDEVILPAITFVATANAVSHAGAIPHIVDSSWNTLGLDPAALDAHLDEISVRRNGELVNKQTGRRLRAIVPVHIFGHPVDMAPLLAVAAKYGLVVVEDATESLGSTWKGQACGTFGHSAVLSFNGNKIITTGGGGMILTDDDAHATRARHFTTTAKKSHAWSFDHDEVAYNYRLPNINAALGCGQMERLSAMVEAKRELAGRYLEVFDGFANAGIYREPNGARSNYWLNTLVLDREYAGERNRLLSALHANGVHARPLWTPMHLLPMYRNCPRSRLPVAEDMYNRCVNLPSSPFLAASEQTDANRN, encoded by the coding sequence ATGAGCCATTCTTCAGCTATCGCCGACCGCTGCGCCGAGCTTGATGTGCGTGCCGTGCTTGAAGCGGTCGATACCGTTCTTGCCTCTGCGACCCGCCCGGTGGCGCTGCATGAACCGCGACTTGGCGCACGCGAGCGCGAACTGGTGCTCGATTGCATTGATACCAACTGGGTATCGACTGCCGGGAAGTATGTCTCCCAATTCGAGCAGATGGTCGCGGCCGCCACCGGGGCCCGTCACGCCATCGCCATCGTCAACGGCACCGCGGCGCTTCATGCCGCGTTGCTGCTCGAGGGCGTCCAGGCAAACGATGAAGTTATCCTGCCAGCGATCACGTTCGTCGCGACCGCCAATGCCGTCAGCCATGCAGGGGCCATCCCGCATATCGTCGATTCCAGTTGGAATACGCTGGGCCTCGATCCGGCCGCGCTGGATGCGCATCTGGACGAGATATCGGTTCGCCGCAACGGCGAACTCGTGAACAAGCAGACCGGCCGGCGGCTTCGCGCCATCGTTCCGGTCCACATCTTCGGGCATCCGGTCGACATGGCGCCGCTGCTGGCGGTCGCCGCGAAGTACGGCCTCGTGGTCGTTGAGGACGCAACAGAATCGCTAGGCTCGACGTGGAAAGGCCAGGCGTGCGGCACGTTCGGCCATTCCGCGGTGCTCTCATTCAACGGCAACAAGATCATCACGACCGGCGGCGGAGGCATGATCCTGACTGACGACGACGCGCACGCCACGCGCGCACGGCACTTCACCACCACGGCTAAGAAGTCGCATGCCTGGTCGTTCGATCACGACGAGGTCGCCTACAACTACCGGCTTCCCAACATCAACGCGGCGCTCGGCTGCGGTCAGATGGAGCGGCTGTCGGCGATGGTCGAGGCCAAGCGCGAACTGGCCGGGCGTTACCTCGAGGTGTTCGACGGTTTCGCCAATGCCGGCATTTACCGCGAGCCGAACGGCGCGCGGAGCAACTATTGGCTCAATACGCTGGTTCTGGATCGCGAATACGCCGGTGAGCGCAACCGGCTGCTGTCGGCGCTCCATGCCAATGGCGTTCATGCCAGGCCGCTGTGGACGCCGATGCATCTGCTGCCGATGTATCGCAACTGCCCGCGTTCACGGTTGCCGGTCGCGGAGGACATGTATAATCGCTGTGTCAATCTTCCCAGCAGCCCGTTCCTGGCCGCCAGCGAGCAAACGGACGCGAACCGGAACTGA
- a CDS encoding capsular polysaccharide export protein, LipB/KpsS family, protein MPRLVFFTIHSTTPWWKYLGSRIDFADVTVLSDLRGEGDRCLVDDFCRFMAKGDAAAVALARFGDDGCADIILRCRVLRSVDRTLALRMVGGMTQAIERAFDELDPDLVMTFTIDRYVMDVMARTANARGIDFLEMTTSIIPDEVMLMRRGRPVWLREPSNDEVDAAVDVLCNADFAPAYVRDAKRFSTRQFWRVYGYYAVRGAFFNFWRFFKRDRFNIHYLDALKRLKHKVHFADVAALKLLDRNWEARLAEVPRERRVFLGLQLFPEASMDYWLKSADMLAHDDVLVRYCEVLGQAGYRILVKDHPLQFGFRQRELFERLSKLPSVTLVPYDVPANLLIEKCAISLTFTGTIGFQAALAGLCSIATDPYYATENHFLHVRSVEEIGGLVERLKRWRSPDDLVATRRAIMRHLASVSVEGDYFGWRKFDPDNETACKAVEPLARSLNEYLPRFLKSRKTAA, encoded by the coding sequence ATGCCCCGTCTGGTCTTCTTCACCATTCACAGCACGACGCCGTGGTGGAAATATCTGGGCTCGCGAATTGATTTCGCCGACGTCACCGTGCTCAGCGATTTGCGCGGGGAGGGCGACCGGTGCCTGGTCGACGACTTCTGCCGCTTCATGGCCAAGGGCGATGCGGCAGCCGTCGCGCTCGCGCGCTTTGGCGACGACGGATGTGCTGATATCATCCTTCGCTGCAGGGTTCTGCGCAGTGTTGATCGCACCCTCGCGCTCAGGATGGTCGGCGGCATGACGCAGGCGATCGAGCGTGCCTTCGACGAGCTTGACCCCGATCTCGTCATGACTTTCACCATCGACCGTTACGTCATGGACGTGATGGCGAGAACGGCAAACGCGCGCGGCATCGACTTTCTGGAAATGACGACGTCGATCATTCCTGACGAAGTGATGCTGATGCGCCGGGGGCGGCCGGTCTGGCTTCGCGAGCCCTCGAATGACGAGGTCGACGCCGCGGTCGACGTGCTGTGCAACGCAGATTTCGCGCCCGCCTATGTGCGCGACGCAAAGAGATTTTCGACCCGGCAGTTCTGGCGCGTGTACGGCTACTATGCGGTTCGCGGCGCGTTCTTCAACTTTTGGCGCTTTTTCAAGCGCGACCGGTTCAACATCCACTACCTCGACGCGCTGAAGCGGCTGAAGCACAAGGTCCACTTCGCCGACGTGGCGGCGCTCAAGCTGCTCGACCGGAATTGGGAGGCGCGGCTTGCCGAAGTGCCGCGCGAGCGGCGCGTCTTCCTCGGGCTGCAGCTGTTCCCGGAAGCCTCGATGGACTACTGGCTGAAATCCGCCGACATGCTTGCGCATGACGACGTCCTGGTGCGGTATTGCGAGGTACTCGGCCAGGCCGGCTACCGCATTTTAGTGAAGGACCACCCGCTCCAGTTCGGTTTTCGTCAGCGCGAACTGTTCGAGCGGTTGTCAAAGCTGCCTTCGGTCACGCTGGTCCCATACGATGTTCCGGCCAATCTGCTGATCGAAAAGTGCGCGATTTCGCTCACGTTCACCGGCACGATCGGTTTTCAAGCCGCGCTGGCGGGACTTTGCTCGATTGCCACCGATCCGTATTACGCGACCGAAAATCACTTCCTGCATGTTCGCAGCGTCGAGGAAATCGGCGGTCTAGTCGAGAGACTGAAGCGTTGGCGGTCGCCTGACGATCTGGTTGCGACCCGTCGCGCAATCATGAGACATTTGGCGTCGGTCAGCGTCGAGGGCGACTATTTCGGCTGGCGCAAATTCGATCCCGACAATGAAACAGCGTGCAAGGCTGTTGAACCGTTGGCGCGTTCGTTGAATGAGTATCTGCCGAGATTTCTGAAGTCTCGCAAAACCGCTGCATAG
- a CDS encoding acylneuraminate cytidylyltransferase family protein, translating to MADKAEILFLLVGRGGSKGLPGKNLREIGGLSLIGYKARSALQSRHCSRLIISSDSPEIRSEAVRHGAEMLFERPRELATDTASSNEVVLHAMDWIEANERRRYDAIMLLEPSSPFARPEHFDEAIDLFKARNASLVVGMRETEVSSIFVGPLGKDGSIGTIVDKMLATTAQRRQDQPLEVTMNGALYLIGWDSMRKHGKIYSDPAASYGILMDRLHSIEIETAADLAYASYVIEHGMLDASPWRKQP from the coding sequence ATGGCTGACAAAGCGGAGATATTGTTCCTGCTGGTGGGACGCGGCGGATCGAAGGGATTGCCGGGAAAGAATTTGCGCGAAATCGGCGGGCTCAGCCTGATTGGCTACAAGGCCAGATCCGCGCTGCAGTCGCGCCATTGTTCGCGGCTGATCATCTCAAGCGACAGCCCCGAGATCCGAAGCGAGGCCGTCAGGCATGGCGCCGAGATGCTGTTTGAGCGTCCGCGCGAGCTTGCAACCGATACCGCGTCTTCTAACGAAGTGGTGCTCCACGCCATGGACTGGATCGAGGCAAATGAGCGGCGGCGCTACGACGCCATCATGCTTTTGGAGCCGTCATCTCCGTTCGCGCGCCCCGAGCATTTCGACGAGGCGATCGATCTGTTCAAGGCGCGCAACGCCAGCCTCGTGGTTGGAATGCGCGAGACCGAAGTGTCGTCGATTTTCGTCGGCCCGCTCGGCAAGGACGGTTCGATCGGCACCATCGTCGACAAGATGCTCGCTACGACCGCGCAGCGGCGGCAGGACCAGCCGTTAGAGGTGACCATGAATGGCGCGCTCTATCTGATCGGGTGGGACTCCATGCGAAAGCACGGCAAGATCTACTCCGACCCGGCCGCAAGCTACGGCATCCTGATGGATCGCCTGCATTCGATCGAAATCGAAACCGCGGCCGACTTGGCCTACGCCTCCTACGTCATCGAGCACGGAATGCTCGACGCCTCGCCGTGGCGAAAACAGCCATGA
- a CDS encoding lipopolysaccharide biosynthesis protein has translation MPARLLGFLKRPAVAGTGAAFILRGLTLVSRFLLSLLLARMLTPAEMGDYGLLTATLAFALLAIGLEFYSYTLREMVPATPARRTRIIADQIVLGVLALVVIGVLVLVAALGGLFPSRLAPWFLLILITEHISLEATRILIITERPVRAYVGVFLRGGIWVYAMTVLMFATPSTRKLETVLVWWALGGALAIAFSAVSLSNLPWRELRGYRPDWNVIFVGLRTARPFMLSAAGALVISYVDRFVIDRFVGREALGIYTFYSTILIGLLSLGGSISHQFLPKVISGYAAGAKAYRAALRTFFWSLLTLALGTTIISGLLMGPMLNILGLSLYASSIWVFYAMLPGIFLRMMADVPSYALYAARSDNYLLFCNLGAAFISTLLNVLLVPVLGMYGAALTGGIASAVLFFFLALLAWRKMREDCREPGATATVGLPTDPDMLYP, from the coding sequence ATGCCGGCTCGTCTGCTTGGTTTCCTGAAGCGTCCCGCGGTTGCCGGCACGGGCGCAGCCTTCATCTTGCGTGGGCTGACGCTGGTGAGCCGATTTTTGCTGTCTTTGCTGCTCGCCAGGATGCTGACACCCGCCGAGATGGGAGACTACGGCCTTCTCACGGCCACGCTGGCCTTTGCGCTGCTGGCGATCGGGCTCGAATTCTATTCGTACACGCTGCGTGAAATGGTGCCGGCGACGCCGGCGAGGCGGACCCGGATCATTGCCGACCAGATCGTGCTCGGCGTGCTAGCGCTGGTGGTTATCGGCGTTCTCGTGCTCGTGGCCGCCCTTGGGGGGCTGTTTCCATCGAGGTTGGCTCCGTGGTTTCTGCTGATCTTGATCACCGAGCACATTTCGCTTGAAGCGACACGCATCCTGATCATCACCGAGCGTCCGGTTCGCGCTTATGTCGGGGTGTTCTTGCGCGGCGGCATTTGGGTCTATGCGATGACGGTCCTCATGTTCGCAACGCCGTCGACGCGGAAACTTGAAACGGTGCTGGTCTGGTGGGCGCTCGGCGGCGCGCTCGCGATCGCCTTTTCGGCGGTGTCGCTGTCGAACCTCCCGTGGCGGGAACTACGAGGCTACCGTCCCGACTGGAATGTAATTTTCGTGGGCCTGCGGACGGCGCGTCCCTTCATGCTGAGCGCGGCCGGGGCGCTTGTCATTTCCTATGTCGACCGCTTCGTCATTGACAGGTTTGTCGGGCGGGAGGCGCTGGGCATCTATACATTCTACTCGACGATCCTGATCGGTCTGTTGTCGCTCGGCGGATCGATATCGCACCAGTTCCTGCCAAAGGTCATCTCCGGATATGCAGCCGGCGCGAAAGCCTACCGGGCGGCTCTTCGCACGTTTTTCTGGTCGTTGCTGACCCTTGCGCTGGGAACGACGATTATTTCCGGTCTGCTGATGGGGCCAATGCTCAACATCCTTGGTCTCTCCCTGTATGCGTCCAGCATCTGGGTCTTCTATGCGATGCTGCCCGGAATATTCCTGCGCATGATGGCCGACGTTCCGTCATATGCCCTCTATGCAGCGCGATCCGACAATTATCTGCTGTTCTGCAATCTCGGCGCCGCATTCATATCGACGCTACTTAACGTGTTGCTGGTTCCGGTCCTCGGGATGTACGGCGCGGCATTGACCGGCGGGATCGCCAGTGCCGTTCTGTTTTTTTTCCTGGCATTATTGGCTTGGCGCAAGATGCGCGAAGATTGCCGGGAACCCGGCGCAACGGCGACGGTCGGTCTTCCCACCGATCCTGACATGCTCTACCCATAA
- a CDS encoding phytanoyl-CoA dioxygenase family protein — MTTLDSMSDVAPGTREARMQALPIPPYSGKSLPRIDYDAHPAYGGLFPKATLRERIRALNVFLRTFAFVTIRRIADYENMPLLSKEAGFSGLSFRTALRYISMFTRIRASRMIGTLTGARRPATPANPALLDQIKADGIVPLTLSPDEIEQIRSVINPGFAKLDERRAGIPAEKRKFDDNVYWCTRTSDPQAFATVENIFNRYGIVEAASAYLGRPVGVKHVNAQINDQDLAFWKRVFPDTQLADPWGSYLHIDATYGMLKCAIYVHDIGPDGGPFCYVRGSHNAEMGWFEGMVRRTNDFSGFSGRKPEARKLFMALPAFLRKKADFGGDLRDDSADVQRLREGHFSATSNYGNCVLFDGNGMHRGGMVNKGERRCLFILLAEI; from the coding sequence ATGACGACACTTGATTCGATGTCCGATGTGGCGCCCGGCACGCGCGAAGCCCGGATGCAGGCGCTGCCGATTCCTCCCTATAGCGGCAAGTCCCTGCCAAGGATCGATTACGACGCCCATCCCGCCTATGGCGGCCTGTTCCCCAAGGCGACGCTGCGCGAGCGGATTCGCGCGCTGAACGTTTTCCTGCGAACGTTTGCGTTCGTCACCATTCGGCGCATCGCAGACTACGAAAACATGCCGCTGTTGAGCAAGGAAGCCGGCTTCAGCGGCCTGAGTTTCAGAACGGCGTTGCGCTACATCTCGATGTTTACCCGCATCCGCGCCAGCCGCATGATCGGCACGTTGACCGGAGCTCGCCGCCCGGCGACCCCGGCGAACCCCGCTCTCCTGGACCAGATCAAGGCCGACGGCATCGTGCCGCTGACGCTGTCGCCCGACGAGATCGAGCAGATTCGCAGCGTGATCAATCCCGGATTTGCGAAGCTCGACGAACGCCGCGCCGGCATCCCTGCCGAAAAGCGCAAGTTCGACGATAACGTCTATTGGTGCACGCGCACCTCCGATCCGCAAGCTTTCGCGACGGTGGAAAATATCTTCAACCGCTACGGCATCGTCGAAGCCGCCAGCGCCTATCTCGGCCGCCCGGTCGGCGTGAAACATGTCAACGCGCAGATCAACGACCAGGACCTGGCGTTCTGGAAGCGCGTGTTCCCGGATACCCAGCTGGCCGATCCCTGGGGCAGCTATCTGCACATCGACGCCACCTATGGCATGCTGAAATGCGCGATCTATGTCCACGACATCGGTCCCGACGGCGGCCCGTTCTGCTACGTCCGCGGCAGCCACAACGCCGAGATGGGCTGGTTCGAAGGCATGGTCCGGCGTACCAACGACTTTAGTGGCTTCTCCGGCCGCAAGCCCGAAGCGCGCAAGCTGTTCATGGCGCTGCCGGCATTCCTGCGAAAGAAGGCCGATTTTGGCGGCGACCTGCGGGATGATTCTGCCGACGTCCAGCGCCTGCGCGAGGGGCATTTCAGCGCGACATCAAACTACGGCAACTGCGTGCTGTTCGATGGCAACGGCATGCATCGCGGCGGCATGGTCAACAAAGGCGAGCGGCGCTGCCTCTTCATCCTGCTGGCGGAAATCTGA